In one window of Meiothermus sp. DNA:
- a CDS encoding histidine phosphatase family protein: MSELWLVRHGQTTWNVEGRLTGWTDVPLTPLGEQQARALAGWLGQEGFDGVLASDLQRAVHTARLAYGEPQARLPELRELHFGDLEGLRWAELPEAQQKALLAFEGFQAPGGEATATLRERVYGFFDRLPPGRHLVFTHGGVLRMVLREFDQDRFLPPCAVLGLDWAHKRVLFVRGEGADAS, from the coding sequence ATGAGCGAACTCTGGCTGGTGCGCCACGGGCAGACGACCTGGAATGTGGAGGGCCGGCTGACCGGCTGGACCGATGTGCCCCTTACCCCTCTGGGGGAGCAGCAGGCCCGGGCTTTGGCTGGGTGGCTTGGGCAGGAGGGCTTCGATGGGGTGCTGGCCTCGGATCTACAGCGTGCGGTGCACACCGCACGGCTGGCCTATGGCGAGCCCCAGGCCCGGCTGCCTGAGCTGCGCGAGCTGCACTTTGGCGACCTCGAGGGCCTGCGCTGGGCCGAGCTGCCCGAAGCCCAGCAGAAGGCCCTGCTGGCCTTCGAGGGCTTCCAGGCCCCCGGCGGAGAGGCCACCGCAACCCTGCGGGAGCGGGTGTACGGCTTCTTTGACCGCCTACCCCCAGGCCGCCATCTGGTCTTCACCCACGGGGGGGTGCTGCGGATGGTGCTGCGCGAGTTTGACCAGGATCGTTTCCTGCCGCCCTGTGCGGTGCTGGGGCTGGACTGGGCCCACAAGCGGGTGCTGTTTGTGCGCGGGGAGGGGGCCGATGCAAGCTAG
- the cobU gene encoding bifunctional adenosylcobinamide kinase/adenosylcobinamide-phosphate guanylyltransferase encodes MQARLILVTGGARAGKSAFAQEWAQALGEPVSFIATAQALDEEMRQRIARHQAERPPGWETLEEPLEVPQALARALGRVVLLDCLTLWVSNLMLAGREVLPELENLLALWAETGKTLLVVSNEVGMGIVPDNALARRYRDLLGAANRRIAEEADVVYLLVAGIPLKLKSL; translated from the coding sequence ATGCAAGCTAGGCTCATCCTGGTGACGGGGGGCGCCCGTGCGGGCAAGAGTGCTTTTGCCCAGGAGTGGGCCCAGGCCCTGGGTGAGCCGGTCAGTTTTATCGCCACCGCCCAGGCCCTCGACGAAGAGATGCGCCAGCGCATTGCACGCCACCAGGCCGAGCGCCCCCCGGGCTGGGAGACCCTGGAAGAGCCCCTCGAGGTGCCCCAGGCCCTCGCACGCGCCTTGGGCCGGGTGGTGCTGCTGGACTGCCTGACCTTGTGGGTTTCCAACCTGATGCTGGCCGGGCGCGAGGTCTTGCCGGAGCTGGAGAACCTTCTGGCGCTCTGGGCCGAGACCGGCAAAACCCTGCTGGTGGTCAGCAACGAGGTGGGCATGGGCATCGTGCCCGACAATGCCCTGGCCCGGCGCTACCGCGACCTGCTGGGCGCGGCCAACCGTCGCATAGCCGAGGAGGCCGATGTGGTGTACCTGCTGGTTGCGGGGATTCCCCTGAAGCTTAAGTCGTTGTAA